One Paenibacillus sp. J23TS9 DNA segment encodes these proteins:
- a CDS encoding carbohydrate ABC transporter permease: protein MLARKTEQWIINIVFIAISFLCLIPFILLVASSVSSEDSIIQNGYTLFPTEFSLESYSYLFKEPAMLIRAYGISIFITVIGTVTSLIVMTLLAYPISRRDMPLRNAISFFIFFTMLFNGGLVPTYLMYTNVFQIKNTLFALLIPGLLVSAFFVILIRTFFTMNIPNEVIESAYMDGASEFKIFARIVLPLSTPVLGAVGLFQLINYWNDWFNGLIYITDSKLYSIQVLLNTILLNAQYLASNTHFVEDMTSADDIPNHGLKMAIAAIGVIPILVTYPFFQKYFAKGLTVGAVKG from the coding sequence ATGTTAGCCAGGAAAACGGAGCAGTGGATTATTAACATCGTCTTTATCGCAATCTCATTCCTTTGCCTGATTCCCTTTATCCTGCTTGTTGCATCCTCCGTTTCGAGTGAGGATTCGATTATCCAGAACGGCTACACATTGTTTCCGACCGAATTCAGCCTGGAGAGCTACAGTTATTTATTCAAGGAACCGGCTATGCTGATCCGGGCATATGGAATATCGATATTCATAACCGTTATCGGGACTGTGACAAGTTTGATCGTGATGACGTTACTGGCTTATCCGATCTCAAGAAGAGATATGCCGTTGCGAAACGCAATTTCCTTCTTCATCTTCTTCACGATGCTCTTTAATGGTGGACTTGTTCCGACCTACTTAATGTATACGAACGTGTTCCAGATTAAAAATACGCTATTTGCACTCCTGATTCCCGGATTACTTGTAAGCGCATTCTTCGTGATTCTAATCCGAACATTTTTCACAATGAATATTCCGAACGAAGTGATCGAGTCAGCCTATATGGATGGTGCAAGCGAATTTAAAATTTTTGCTCGAATCGTTCTTCCATTGTCTACTCCTGTATTGGGCGCGGTTGGCCTGTTCCAATTGATCAATTACTGGAATGACTGGTTCAACGGGCTCATCTATATCACGGACAGCAAGCTGTACAGTATTCAAGTGCTGCTCAATACGATTCTTTTGAATGCGCAATACTTGGCCAGCAACACTCATTTTGTGGAAGACATGACGTCGGCAGATGATATTCCTAACCATGGTTTGAAAATGGCGATTGCAGCAATCGGTGTGATCCCCATTCTGGTGACCTACCCGTTTTTTCAAAAATATTTTGCAAAGGGACTTACTGTTGGTGCAGTCAAAGGATAG
- a CDS encoding ABC transporter substrate-binding protein has translation MRTRIGIMLLIITMLTLLLAGCGKESNTNAVVAGEEGTTETGDGKLPPYEVKLVFYGPAQKDLELVEKEMSKITLEKINATVKLERIEPAAWDQQTILMLTGNEQVDLIVTGGTDFSRQVAQGQLLPLDDLLQTHGQDITKAFQPEILEATKVEGKIYAIPSIRDFASNTNVLMRKDLLDKYNLDASKVKTLDDLDPILETIHKNEPNITPLGKPGASASIVDRLLENNWDILGDYIGVLDSLDDLKVVNLFETPEYAKLLKTARRWYEAGYISKDAATSKESAVDLIKANVGFGVIQKGKPGALAQTEQRVNTKLELINLGKQITSTTNITAIMLGIPSNSKDPERAMMFLNLLNSDRDLINLIDWGIEGKHYVKVGEKSIDFPPGVNATNSGYNMRQGWMFGNQLLSYTWVTDNPDLWEEMDQYNRESKKSAALGFTYNPSPVKTELAAITNVVRQFQSGLENGALDPEVNLPKFNAALHAAGIDKVIAEKQKQLNEWAEKKNKKGS, from the coding sequence ATGCGTACAAGGATAGGTATCATGCTATTGATCATAACAATGTTGACTCTGCTGCTGGCAGGCTGCGGCAAAGAATCGAACACGAATGCCGTGGTTGCGGGAGAGGAGGGAACCACCGAAACAGGTGACGGGAAGCTGCCGCCATATGAGGTGAAGCTTGTCTTTTATGGACCGGCACAGAAAGATTTGGAACTCGTTGAAAAAGAGATGAGCAAAATCACGCTCGAAAAAATAAATGCGACAGTTAAACTGGAAAGAATTGAACCGGCAGCCTGGGATCAGCAAACCATTCTCATGCTCACTGGAAATGAACAAGTCGATTTAATCGTGACGGGAGGCACGGACTTTTCAAGACAAGTAGCGCAAGGACAACTGCTGCCGCTGGATGATCTGCTTCAAACCCATGGTCAAGACATCACGAAAGCCTTCCAGCCGGAAATACTGGAGGCTACCAAAGTTGAAGGCAAAATCTATGCCATTCCAAGTATCAGGGACTTTGCCTCCAATACCAACGTTCTGATGCGCAAGGATCTGCTCGATAAATATAATCTCGATGCAAGTAAGGTGAAGACGCTGGACGATTTGGATCCGATTCTTGAGACCATTCACAAGAATGAGCCCAATATTACCCCACTTGGCAAGCCAGGCGCCTCGGCTTCTATCGTGGATCGATTGCTGGAAAATAACTGGGACATTCTTGGGGACTACATTGGCGTTTTGGATAGTTTGGATGACCTCAAGGTCGTGAATTTATTCGAAACCCCAGAGTACGCGAAGCTGTTAAAAACAGCCAGACGTTGGTATGAAGCGGGTTATATCAGCAAGGATGCGGCGACAAGCAAAGAATCAGCGGTCGATCTTATCAAGGCGAACGTCGGTTTCGGAGTTATTCAAAAAGGCAAGCCGGGTGCGCTTGCGCAAACGGAACAGCGTGTTAATACGAAGCTTGAGCTGATCAATCTGGGCAAGCAAATAACGAGTACAACCAATATTACTGCAATTATGCTCGGTATACCCTCTAATTCCAAAGATCCGGAACGTGCCATGATGTTCCTGAACCTGTTGAATTCGGATAGAGATTTGATCAACCTGATTGACTGGGGGATTGAAGGCAAGCACTACGTGAAGGTCGGCGAAAAATCAATTGACTTCCCACCTGGCGTCAATGCGACAAACAGCGGTTACAACATGCGCCAAGGATGGATGTTTGGCAATCAGCTTCTATCCTATACCTGGGTCACAGATAATCCTGATCTATGGGAGGAGATGGATCAATACAATCGGGAATCCAAAAAATCTGCCGCCCTCGGCTTCACCTACAACCCATCGCCGGTGAAAACGGAATTAGCAGCGATTACAAACGTTGTTCGTCAATTCCAAAGCGGTCTGGAGAATGGTGCTCTGGATCCGGAGGTCAATCTTCCTAAATTCAATGCTGCACTTCATGCTGCTGGCATTGACAAAGTTATTGCAGAGAAGCAGAAGCAATTAAATGAATGGGCAGAAAAAAAAAATAAGAAAGGGAGTTGA
- a CDS encoding sugar phosphate isomerase/epimerase, with translation MKVSIGGYSFQNTFVQGKMDVFGYLETVKYRYGLNVVDLYNGFFVDKRGPVWELADDDYLHKIREALDEKEMTVVNFAIDTASLWDQDKERREQQYQNALKHLRAAEILGAQTVRIDTGGSYSNDPNGDFFDMSQEQFEHIVQRYQEYSRIAADFGSKVGPENHMGPSLNPHFLKQIAEAVNHPNFGILLHVDRWKVDAELGDSIIAPWASHVHFGGNTLAAEDRAVRIAQTLHDSGFKEYWAIEHNAPDNQYVEVEWAVAAMKRVLSKVNDIK, from the coding sequence ATGAAGGTATCTATTGGAGGATATTCGTTTCAAAACACATTTGTACAAGGTAAAATGGACGTTTTTGGCTATCTGGAAACGGTAAAATACCGTTACGGTCTGAATGTAGTTGATCTGTATAACGGGTTCTTTGTGGATAAAAGAGGGCCCGTATGGGAATTGGCGGATGATGATTATCTTCACAAAATTCGCGAAGCCTTGGATGAGAAAGAAATGACAGTCGTTAACTTTGCCATTGATACGGCTTCATTATGGGACCAGGACAAAGAAAGACGCGAGCAGCAATATCAAAATGCGTTAAAGCATTTGCGCGCAGCAGAGATACTAGGTGCTCAGACGGTGCGAATTGACACAGGCGGCTCGTATTCGAATGATCCTAATGGTGATTTCTTCGATATGAGTCAAGAACAGTTTGAGCATATCGTACAAAGATATCAGGAGTATAGCCGGATTGCTGCTGATTTTGGCAGTAAAGTTGGCCCGGAGAATCATATGGGGCCGTCTCTTAATCCTCATTTTCTGAAGCAGATCGCAGAGGCCGTCAACCATCCGAATTTCGGTATTCTGCTGCATGTTGACCGCTGGAAGGTTGATGCTGAGCTTGGAGACTCGATTATCGCGCCATGGGCCTCACATGTCCATTTTGGAGGAAATACGCTGGCTGCGGAGGATCGGGCGGTTCGAATTGCACAAACATTGCATGACAGCGGATTTAAAGAATATTGGGCAATCGAACATAATGCACCAGATAATCAATATGTTGAGGTGGAGTGGGCCGTTGCCGCCATGAAAAGAGTATTGTCGAAAGTAAATGATATAAAATGA
- a CDS encoding sugar ABC transporter permease, translating to MSSRVTGISLKKLKKYKMLYLMLIPGVVYLLINNYAPMFGIIIAFKDVNFAKGIMNSDWVGLKNFEYLFKTEDAYIITRNTILYNLVFIALNLVVAVALAVLLYELKNRFLPRLYQSIILLPYLMSSVIIGYLVYSLLSMETGLINNTILPLLGRGGVMWYNDPKYWPYILTLVKIWSTAGYLSIVYFAAVVGIDHEYYEAATLDGASKLQRIFKITIPLITPVIIIMTLLQIGRIFYSDFGLFYQVPLDSGVLMPTTNVIDTYVYRALLKNGDIGMSSAAGVYQSIVGFIIILISNYVVKKINPENSLF from the coding sequence ATGTCTTCACGGGTAACAGGCATTAGCTTAAAGAAGTTAAAGAAATACAAGATGCTGTATCTTATGCTGATACCAGGCGTCGTCTATCTGCTCATCAATAATTACGCCCCCATGTTCGGAATCATTATTGCTTTTAAGGATGTTAACTTCGCAAAGGGTATTATGAACAGCGATTGGGTCGGGCTCAAAAACTTTGAGTATTTGTTCAAAACGGAAGATGCCTACATTATTACGAGGAATACAATTCTGTACAACCTGGTGTTTATTGCCCTTAATCTGGTTGTAGCCGTGGCACTCGCAGTATTATTGTACGAATTGAAAAATCGTTTCTTACCCCGGCTTTATCAAAGTATCATTTTGCTTCCGTATTTAATGTCTTCCGTTATTATTGGTTACCTTGTTTATTCGCTGCTCAGTATGGAAACGGGACTTATTAACAATACGATTCTCCCGCTTCTGGGACGGGGCGGAGTGATGTGGTATAACGATCCCAAGTATTGGCCCTACATCTTAACCCTTGTCAAAATATGGAGTACGGCAGGGTACTTGAGTATCGTTTACTTTGCGGCTGTCGTCGGTATTGATCACGAGTACTATGAGGCAGCGACGCTTGATGGTGCCAGTAAACTGCAGCGAATTTTCAAAATCACAATTCCTCTGATCACACCCGTTATTATTATCATGACCCTGCTCCAGATTGGCCGTATTTTTTATTCCGATTTTGGTCTATTCTACCAGGTTCCACTTGACTCGGGCGTCCTGATGCCTACAACCAATGTGATTGATACGTACGTATACCGGGCCCTGCTCAAAAACGGAGACATTGGCATGTCGTCAGCTGCAGGGGTATATCAGTCCATCGTGGGGTTTATTATCATTCTCATTTCTAACTATGTCGTTAAAAAAATCAATCCTGAGAATTCACTGTTCTAA
- a CDS encoding sensor histidine kinase, with translation MKFIHRLSSKSIRFKLIAGFLLFVIPLQLLLIFDNYYAMKVVREQVANSNRHLAALYMDQIDRNLEEIDKYLRTMVAFENDLIVLDMPAEVNMDEYFLAKINLFNKLERDIHTYKEMDYLFVYSSVNDELLTNQPAEETITQLKTIRQGMIQMLKERKGLQKQAFEKWFPYKMNEEYYIVKIQKIGNVYVGGWVKASKLMIPLSLLDERPEGKSVLVTENLIPMSGNAPIDNSNDYLQVSTHSKQGNFSLLFLIPYSVILEHLPLLQRLWYLLILGALIILPIFYIFLRHIILLPINRIVKVMRRVRDGNLEQRVEQYPVSYEFELMNDVFNSMVSEIKALKITVYEEQLLIQKAELKHLQLQINPHFFLNALNTIYNLAQFQNYQLIQDMSEHLINYMRFMFQNNLKFVKLEEEIAHTRNYLQIQALRFEDGFTYQINGDESLSQALIPPLIIQTFAENTIKHAVTMDEPIRLNVDIELSGDQESYLCIVIQDTGKGFSEKALSEWQSEDELAHGYNGHIGIWNSRRRLRLIYEDKAKLILSNHPDGGARVVLWLPFVLEDNS, from the coding sequence ATGAAATTCATACATCGGTTATCAAGCAAGTCGATTCGCTTTAAGTTGATTGCGGGCTTTCTGTTATTCGTCATTCCCTTGCAGCTTCTGCTTATTTTCGATAACTATTACGCGATGAAAGTCGTTCGCGAGCAAGTGGCCAACTCCAATCGGCATTTGGCAGCCTTATACATGGATCAAATCGACAGGAATCTGGAGGAGATCGATAAGTATTTAAGGACCATGGTCGCTTTTGAGAACGATTTAATTGTGCTGGACATGCCTGCTGAAGTGAATATGGACGAATATTTTTTGGCGAAGATCAATCTATTCAATAAATTGGAAAGGGATATTCATACATACAAAGAGATGGATTATCTATTCGTTTATTCATCCGTCAATGATGAGCTCCTCACGAATCAACCGGCTGAAGAGACGATAACGCAGCTGAAAACGATCCGGCAAGGGATGATTCAGATGCTGAAGGAGAGGAAGGGCCTGCAGAAGCAGGCATTCGAGAAATGGTTTCCTTACAAGATGAATGAAGAGTACTATATCGTGAAAATACAAAAAATCGGGAATGTGTATGTCGGGGGATGGGTGAAGGCATCGAAGCTGATGATCCCGCTCAGCTTGCTGGACGAAAGGCCGGAAGGGAAATCGGTGCTAGTTACGGAAAACCTCATACCGATGAGCGGAAATGCACCGATCGATAACAGCAATGATTATTTGCAGGTCAGCACACATTCCAAGCAAGGTAATTTCTCTCTGTTGTTCTTGATCCCATACAGCGTCATCTTGGAACATCTCCCGCTTCTACAGCGCCTTTGGTACCTGCTGATCCTGGGAGCCCTCATCATTTTGCCGATTTTTTATATTTTCTTACGGCATATTATCCTCCTCCCGATCAACCGGATCGTAAAAGTCATGAGACGAGTACGCGACGGAAATCTGGAGCAACGGGTAGAGCAATATCCCGTTTCCTATGAGTTTGAACTGATGAATGATGTATTTAACAGTATGGTTTCGGAGATCAAAGCATTAAAAATCACGGTCTATGAAGAGCAGCTGCTGATCCAGAAGGCAGAGCTTAAACATCTGCAGCTGCAAATCAATCCGCACTTTTTTTTGAATGCGTTGAATACAATCTACAACCTTGCCCAATTCCAAAACTATCAATTGATCCAGGACATGTCGGAGCATTTAATCAACTACATGAGATTTATGTTTCAGAACAACCTGAAGTTCGTCAAGCTGGAAGAAGAAATCGCTCACACCCGTAACTACTTGCAGATCCAGGCGCTGAGGTTCGAGGATGGGTTTACTTATCAAATTAACGGTGACGAATCGCTCTCCCAAGCATTAATACCTCCGTTGATTATACAGACATTCGCAGAGAACACGATTAAGCATGCGGTTACGATGGATGAACCGATCCGGTTAAACGTAGACATAGAGCTTAGCGGGGATCAGGAGTCATATCTATGCATTGTGATTCAAGACACGGGCAAAGGATTCTCTGAAAAAGCGTTAAGTGAATGGCAATCAGAAGACGAATTAGCCCATGGTTACAACGGACATATTGGCATATGGAATTCCAGACGGCGATTGCGGTTGATTTACGAAGACAAGGCAAAGTTGATCCTATCCAATCATCCGGACGGGGGAGCAAGGGTAGTGCTGTGGCTCCCGTTCGTGCTTGAAGATAACAGCTGA
- a CDS encoding MFS transporter, which translates to MSDQMINRNMLGMLKVFNFVLYGALAIYSTFFALYLKDTGFSNVQIGLLVAGGPLIGLVANPFWAYCADRFRNNKRILIICLIGNFTCMQFVFMMESYTLIYSLMLFYFMFQSPLFTQSNSLILNVIEGTNRKFGEFRAWGSLGWALIAVAAGPIIGWLGISKLWIVFDVMLLFAIFFTFLMPSGNERAQSEKFTNKGYLMVFRNKYFLIFVCLGVLISIPNSINTTFLSIYIKGLGGSDTVVGWSAFATAILEVPVFLLLDRYLKKNSRTMLTWLTVICLLFSARWLLMSVAVSAIQVIFIQLLHSITFGGYYYIGTQLTSHLVPGEYRSSGQAVYGLTWGGISGIVAGILGGWMFENLGASVLYRICFGITICGFIGFFLLRHSFRTTENQVNTQSKQFNS; encoded by the coding sequence ATGTCGGATCAAATGATAAACCGGAATATGCTTGGAATGCTGAAGGTGTTCAACTTTGTGCTTTATGGGGCCTTGGCTATTTATAGCACGTTCTTCGCGTTATATCTCAAGGATACCGGGTTTTCCAATGTGCAGATCGGGCTTCTGGTAGCCGGCGGTCCGCTCATTGGGCTGGTAGCTAATCCATTCTGGGCGTATTGTGCAGACCGGTTTCGCAACAACAAGCGCATTCTGATTATTTGCCTGATCGGTAATTTCACATGCATGCAATTTGTATTTATGATGGAATCCTACACGTTGATTTATAGTCTGATGCTGTTTTATTTCATGTTTCAGAGCCCGCTGTTCACACAAAGCAACAGCTTGATCCTTAATGTCATCGAAGGAACCAACCGTAAGTTTGGAGAGTTTCGTGCGTGGGGGTCGCTGGGGTGGGCGCTTATTGCGGTCGCGGCCGGACCGATCATTGGTTGGCTGGGAATAAGCAAGCTCTGGATCGTATTCGATGTGATGCTGCTATTCGCCATTTTCTTTACCTTCCTGATGCCAAGCGGCAATGAAAGAGCACAGTCAGAGAAATTTACAAACAAAGGATATCTCATGGTGTTTCGAAATAAATATTTTTTGATCTTCGTTTGTTTGGGTGTGCTCATCTCGATCCCCAATTCGATCAATACGACTTTTCTCAGTATTTACATTAAAGGCTTGGGCGGATCGGATACGGTTGTCGGTTGGTCTGCGTTCGCCACGGCAATTCTGGAAGTACCCGTATTTTTATTGCTGGATCGGTATTTGAAGAAAAATTCACGTACCATGCTGACCTGGTTGACCGTGATCTGCCTACTCTTTTCGGCGCGCTGGTTATTGATGTCCGTGGCGGTTTCGGCAATACAGGTTATATTCATTCAATTGCTGCATTCCATTACATTCGGAGGCTATTACTACATTGGGACACAGCTTACTTCGCATCTTGTGCCCGGCGAATATCGCTCCAGCGGGCAAGCCGTTTATGGGCTGACGTGGGGAGGTATATCAGGAATCGTCGCGGGAATACTCGGCGGTTGGATGTTTGAAAATCTCGGGGCATCCGTATTATATCGGATTTGTTTTGGCATCACAATCTGCGGATTTATCGGTTTCTTCTTATTGCGGCATTCGTTCCGGACGACTGAGAATCAAGTTAACACGCAAAGCAAACAATTTAATTCATAG
- a CDS encoding response regulator, which yields MYQLLIVDDEIHAVRAVQAAVDWAELSISQIHVAHNIKQAMGIFGEYPIDIMICDIEMPQGSGIELLSWVRERHLLTESIFLTCHSNFIYAKEAIQLGSLDYMLKPVKLNELRAVVLKGVEKINEKREQHINKAESQYYAKLWHTNRSILMERFWQDVLNQRDLSPKQIRDVLQSRNLPIQETDSYLPILIFVQRWAEKLNTEDRKLIEYALMNAADHMILRGDEQGQLVRITSDMFVAILPAGTEAEDHTKNIEQMCKIYIESCNGYFQCDISCYVGEQGLIHEMAARYNSLICMKESNLNRNNHVFFVSEGINTAQSVAVIQMNVWLKMLEQDAYDAIYSESERYLNSLKDVAGLKVEVLQQFIQSFLQMLYSFIQFKEWQAYEVLGEAIAIEQLSQAVRSVMDLQAWVKYTLDQTIQFCYGAEDTKPLMDRIIAFIKQHVDQAISREDIARHVNLHPDYLSRRFKKETGKSIVEFIVEERISMAKELLVTTHMSVSEIALCVGYSNFSYFSKIFKQGVRMNPNQYRKFHRSELY from the coding sequence ATGTATCAATTACTGATCGTTGACGACGAGATCCATGCGGTGAGAGCCGTTCAAGCTGCGGTGGATTGGGCAGAGCTGTCGATCTCCCAAATCCATGTGGCCCATAATATCAAGCAGGCCATGGGGATATTTGGTGAATATCCGATTGACATTATGATCTGTGATATTGAGATGCCCCAGGGCAGCGGGATCGAATTGTTGTCATGGGTTAGGGAGCGGCATCTGTTAACGGAATCCATATTTTTGACATGCCATTCGAACTTTATCTATGCGAAGGAAGCTATTCAACTGGGAAGCCTTGATTATATGCTTAAGCCCGTTAAGCTCAATGAGCTGCGTGCTGTCGTTCTAAAAGGGGTAGAGAAGATTAATGAAAAAAGGGAACAGCACATCAACAAGGCGGAGAGCCAATATTACGCCAAGCTTTGGCATACGAACCGGTCCATCTTAATGGAGCGGTTTTGGCAGGATGTGCTGAACCAGCGGGATTTAAGCCCGAAGCAGATTCGGGATGTTCTGCAAAGCAGAAACCTTCCCATTCAGGAGACGGATTCCTATCTGCCGATTTTGATTTTCGTTCAGCGCTGGGCGGAGAAGCTGAATACCGAAGATAGAAAGCTTATAGAATATGCGCTTATGAATGCTGCGGACCATATGATTCTTCGCGGAGATGAACAGGGCCAGTTGGTACGGATAACCAGCGATATGTTTGTGGCGATCCTACCTGCAGGGACTGAGGCCGAAGACCACACGAAGAATATAGAACAGATGTGCAAAATCTACATCGAGTCATGCAACGGATATTTCCAGTGCGATATTTCGTGTTATGTGGGTGAGCAGGGGTTGATCCATGAGATGGCAGCCCGCTATAACAGCTTGATCTGCATGAAAGAAAGTAACCTGAACCGGAATAATCATGTTTTTTTCGTGAGTGAGGGCATAAACACCGCGCAATCAGTCGCTGTCATCCAAATGAACGTCTGGTTAAAGATGCTCGAGCAAGATGCATATGATGCCATTTATTCCGAATCGGAACGTTATTTGAACTCGCTTAAGGATGTCGCTGGATTAAAGGTGGAGGTTCTGCAGCAATTTATTCAAAGTTTCCTGCAGATGCTTTATTCCTTTATCCAGTTCAAAGAATGGCAGGCTTATGAAGTCCTGGGGGAAGCAATAGCCATTGAGCAGCTATCTCAAGCTGTACGTTCTGTGATGGATCTGCAGGCCTGGGTGAAGTATACGCTGGATCAGACCATTCAGTTTTGTTATGGGGCCGAGGATACGAAACCGTTAATGGATAGAATCATAGCCTTTATTAAGCAGCATGTTGATCAGGCGATTTCAAGAGAGGATATTGCCAGACATGTCAATTTGCATCCGGACTATTTGTCGAGACGGTTCAAAAAAGAGACAGGCAAGTCTATTGTGGAATTTATTGTGGAAGAGAGAATTTCAATGGCCAAGGAGCTGCTGGTAACAACCCATATGTCCGTCAGTGAAATTGCACTGTGTGTGGGGTACTCGAATTTTTCGTATTTCTCCAAGATATTTAAGCAGGGGGTACGGATGAATCCGAACCAGTACCGCAAATTCCACAGGTCAGAATTGTACTAA
- a CDS encoding helix-turn-helix domain-containing protein translates to MSDILKLVGTRIKDLRKIRGLSQEALAEKAGFNISYIGFIERAERNISMKNLEKIASALDVGVYELFTYLKEQEELPEESTLKEVISLLRERNPKDIEMARNVLIEIFRRIDGK, encoded by the coding sequence ATGTCAGATATTCTAAAATTAGTCGGAACACGTATAAAAGATCTTCGTAAAATAAGGGGATTGTCTCAAGAAGCCTTGGCAGAGAAGGCTGGCTTCAATATAAGCTATATAGGATTTATTGAACGAGCAGAACGTAATATTTCCATGAAGAATCTGGAGAAGATTGCTAGTGCCTTAGACGTTGGTGTTTATGAGCTTTTTACATATTTGAAGGAACAGGAAGAACTGCCAGAGGAATCGACTTTGAAAGAAGTTATCTCATTGCTGAGAGAACGTAATCCAAAGGATATAGAGATGGCAAGGAATGTGTTGATTGAGATTTTCAGGCGAATTGATGGTAAATAG
- a CDS encoding Gfo/Idh/MocA family protein, whose translation MSKIRIGIIGVGLIGITHLKNYAEIADAEVVAVCDINEQAARKVAGQFHIKDVYTDFREMLRRTDIDAVDVCLHNNFHAPVTNEALEAGKHVYCEKPIAGTYYDGNSMLEKAKACNKMLHIQLNTLYRKETKAAKALIEEGSLGKLYHARSTGFRRRGRPFVDGYGTKFFNRKETAAGGALLDMGVYHIAQMLYLLDLPKVKSVSGKVYQEMDMDAARRAESGFDVEELGLGFIRFEGGLTLDLIEAWSIHMGGFEGSSLVGSKGGIRLPSYSSISQTSGLSFHTTIADMDLDSNVNLDDMELRWGRLKADYDAYSSSQHHWIAALQGRVPHLPTAEIALQTMLISEGVYLSDRLGREVTAEEIITHSASTNVKL comes from the coding sequence ATGAGTAAAATTCGAATCGGTATTATCGGTGTAGGATTAATTGGAATAACGCATCTGAAGAACTATGCTGAGATCGCAGATGCTGAGGTTGTGGCTGTCTGCGATATTAATGAACAAGCAGCTCGAAAAGTAGCCGGCCAATTTCATATCAAGGATGTTTACACCGATTTTAGGGAGATGCTGAGACGCACGGACATCGATGCCGTCGATGTCTGCCTCCATAACAACTTCCATGCACCTGTAACCAATGAAGCGCTTGAGGCAGGGAAACATGTGTATTGCGAGAAGCCGATTGCCGGGACCTATTATGACGGCAATTCGATGCTGGAAAAGGCCAAAGCTTGCAATAAGATGCTTCATATTCAACTGAACACGTTGTATAGAAAAGAGACGAAAGCCGCCAAAGCACTGATCGAGGAAGGAAGCTTGGGCAAGCTTTATCATGCCCGATCAACGGGGTTTCGGCGCAGAGGACGTCCGTTCGTGGATGGTTATGGCACCAAGTTTTTCAACCGAAAGGAAACCGCGGCAGGAGGCGCCTTACTCGACATGGGGGTTTATCACATTGCCCAGATGTTATATCTTTTGGACTTACCGAAGGTAAAAAGCGTATCCGGTAAAGTCTATCAAGAAATGGATATGGACGCGGCAAGAAGAGCCGAATCCGGGTTCGACGTCGAGGAGTTGGGTCTTGGATTTATCCGATTCGAAGGCGGGTTAACGCTTGATCTCATCGAGGCGTGGTCCATACATATGGGAGGTTTTGAAGGGTCCAGCCTGGTAGGCAGCAAAGGCGGGATTCGGCTCCCTTCGTATTCTTCCATATCTCAGACGAGCGGACTTAGCTTTCATACGACCATAGCGGACATGGACCTGGACAGCAACGTGAACCTGGACGACATGGAGCTTCGTTGGGGCAGACTCAAGGCGGATTATGACGCTTACAGTTCTTCACAACATCATTGGATCGCAGCCCTGCAGGGAAGAGTACCCCATCTGCCAACAGCGGAGATTGCGCTGCAAACCATGCTGATCAGTGAAGGCGTGTACCTGTCCGACCGGCTGGGACGCGAAGTAACTGCGGAGGAGATCATCACGCATTCTGCGTCGACCAACGTCAAATTGTAA